Proteins from a genomic interval of Chionomys nivalis chromosome 7, mChiNiv1.1, whole genome shotgun sequence:
- the Spata32 gene encoding spermatogenesis-associated protein 32: MGVTGVNAFPCCGKSAVDIVEKTNDYHHQPHIHKEEEDEETEQKAELPRKETPLKGHPDPGPVPQLEEMAPVVPSKPTPEAEGEYFTESPEQEGSRIESLKPYEEELSSRPWSFIANSSNREDEQMCPTQFRSIRVQTSKHLFWANKLIQASEHSLQRALEKHRKSPREKKSVCIPQVLTDCAPLPSSPRVSCTTLPTAIGLADLINFASSLAVASSSSRDLPNLENMIKSTSEKSQETSTELCQPVQSIQYAQATQITQISSEKQEKSSKDVMTHESWTQETRNVACSYLDFSKTGFKKATIEGEVKFVQAPPSPQLQEAKEDSVPGTKKGNPLLLKIHFKLSSPSPQRN, from the exons ATGGGGGTGACAG GTGTCAATGCATTTCCCTGCTGTGGCAAGAGTGCTGTGGACATCGTGGAGAAAAC GAATGACTATCACCACCAGCCCCACATCCATAAAGAAGAGGAGGACGAAGAAACAGAG CAGAAAGCAGAACTGCCCAGGAAGGAGACACCGCTCAAAGGGCACCCAGACCCGGGCCCAGTGCCACAGCTGGAGGAGATGGCGCCAGTGGTACCCTCTAAGCCCACACCTGAGGCCGAAGGGGAGTATTTCACTGAAAGCCCGGAGCAGGAGGGCTCCAGGATCGAATCCCTCAAGCCCTATGAGGAAGAGCTGTCATCCAGGCCCTGGAGCTTCATCGCAAACTCGAGCAACAGGGAGGATGAGCAGATGTGCCCCACCCAGTTCCGCTCCATCCGCGTGCAGACCTCCAAACACCTCTTCTGGGCGAACAAGCTCATCCAGGCGTCAGAGCACAGCCTCCAGCGGGCCTTAGAGAAACATCGCAAGAGCCCGCGGGAAAAGAAGTCTGTCTGCATTCCCCAGGTTCTCACAGACTGTGCCCCACTGCCGTCAAGTCCCCGGGTATCCTGCACTACCCTGCCCACAGCCATTGGCCTGGCAGATCTGATCAACTTCGCATCCTCCCTTGCCGTGGCCTCCTCCAGCAGCAGGGACTTGCCTAATCtagaaaatatgatcaaaagtACATCTGAGAAGTCCCAGGAGACGTCTACAGAGCTTTGCCAGCCGGTCCAGTCCATCCAGTATGCCCAGGCTACCCAGATTACCCAGATATCCTCGGAGAAGCAAGAGAAATCATCCAAAGATGTGATGACTCACGAATCTTGGACTCAAGAAACCAGGAACGTAGCTTGCTCTTACCTAGATTTTAGCAAGACAGGGTTCAAGAAGGCCACCATCGAAGGGGAAGTGAAGTTTGTCCAGGCACCACCCTCCCCCCAGCTTCAGGAAGCCAAAGAAGA CTCGGTGCCGGGAACCAAGAAAGGGAATCCATTATTGCTGAAAATCCATTTTAAGTTGTCGTCCCCTTCACCCCAGAGAAATTAG